From one Phaeodactylum tricornutum CCAP 1055/1 chromosome 16, whole genome shotgun sequence genomic stretch:
- the GALK1 gene encoding galactokinase produces the protein PPAYVVAAPGRVNLIGEHVDYTGGFVLPLAIDFSTVIYGTGFCHTGKGNGPTSMRLRLISEKALNGSIVEERRLNGTSRPPDADEPRSWVNYVVGVVQQYMHDLPKEGCTIDLSMAIASDVPLSSGLSSSASLEVAVATFFECFLPENMAYSSAKEKDIRKERALRCQKAENDWAHSPCGIMDQLASSAAQVGKLMLIDCQSLEIEHVTMKANTPEDPVILITNSKVTHSIADSEYGIRRAQCHDALLAMQSIPLYHVLSLRDATKDDVKEAEAKMNKISYHRALHVVNENVRTKECKVALKMGLWDHVGELMNASHASLRDEYEVSCEEVDYLVEVAQAYEGVYGSRMTGGGFGGCTVTFVQRRVVEGLIKHLQSSYEAKYGKQAECFLTEPAEGA, from the coding sequence CCCCCGGCGTACGTGGTGGCGGCACCAGGACGGGTCAATTTAATTGGCGAGCACGTCGATTACACGGGTGGATTTGTCTTACCCTTGGCCATCGACTTTTCCACCGTGATTTACGGAACCGGCTTTTGCCATACCGGCAAGGGCAATGGACCGACGTCGATGCGTCTGCGACTCATTTCCGAAAAGGCCCTTAACGGAAGTATTGTTGAAGAACGCCGGCTGAACGGCACAAGTCGTCCACCAGATGCGGATGAACCGCGATCATGGGTCAACTACGTAGTCGGGGTAGTACAACAGTACATGCACGATCTTCCCAAAGAAGGGTGCACTATAGACCTGTCTATGGCCATTGCTAGCGATGTTCCTTTGAGCTCCGGTCTGTCCAGTTCGGCATCGCTCGAAGTTGCAGTCGCGACATTCTTCGAATGCTTCCTGCCGGAAAATATGGCCTATTCCtccgccaaagaaaaggatATTCGAAAGGAACGCGCGTTACGTTGTCAGAAAGCCGAAAACGATTGGGCACATTCGCCATGCGGTATCATGGATCAACTAGCCTCGTCTGCCGCCCAAGTCGGCAAACTTATGCTCATTGACTGCCAATCACTGGAAATTGAACACGTCACTATGAAAGCAAATACACCAGAAGATCCCGTTATTCTTATCACCAACTCAAAGGTCACGCACAGCATTGCCGATTCCGAGTATGGGATCCGACGAGCCCAGTGTCACGATGCGCTCCTAGCAATGCAGTCCATTCCGCTCTACCACGTACTTTCTCTGCGAGACGCCACTAAGGATGACGTGAAAGAGGCCGAAGCTAAGATGAATAAGATTTCTTACCATCGAGCTCTCCACGTCGTTAACGAAAATGTTCGCACCAAAGAGTGCAAGGTTGCTCTGAAAATGGGACTGTGGGATCATGTTGGAGAACTTATGAATGCGTCCCACGCAAGCTTGCGAGACGAGTACGAAGTAAGCTGTGAAGAAGTTGACTATCTCGTCGAAGTAGCTCAGGCGTACGAAGGTGTGTACGGTTCCCGCATGACCGGCGGCGGTTTTGGCGGTTGTACGGTCACTTTCGTTCAACGCCGAGTTGTCGAAGGACTCATAAAGCATTTACAATCATCTTACGAAGCCAAGTATGGGAAACAAGCCGAGTGCTTTTTGACAGAACCGGCGGAAGGAGCC